A genome region from bacterium includes the following:
- a CDS encoding single-stranded DNA-binding protein, with protein MAYDSKGTLNKVMLIGRLGQDPEVKYTPSGAAVVTLSVATNTSYKDQDGKMQEQTEWNRVVVWRKQAELVGQYCKKGHRIYVEGKLVTRSWNDKDGNKRYATEVQADSIQFLETKGDREPVSHEPPPPVGEANFSEPLPADVDDLPF; from the coding sequence ATGGCGTACGACAGTAAAGGCACCTTGAACAAAGTCATGCTCATCGGCCGGCTTGGCCAGGATCCAGAGGTGAAATACACCCCTTCCGGAGCGGCGGTGGTCACTCTGAGCGTGGCAACCAACACCTCTTACAAGGACCAGGACGGTAAAATGCAGGAGCAGACCGAATGGAATCGTGTGGTGGTGTGGCGCAAGCAGGCCGAGCTGGTGGGCCAGTACTGCAAAAAGGGACACCGCATCTATGTGGAGGGCAAACTGGTGACCCGTTCCTGGAACGACAAAGACGGCAACAAGCGTTATGCCACGGAGGTCCAGGCGGATTCGATTCAGTTCCTCGAGACCAAAGGCGATCGCGAGCCGGTCAGCCATGAACCGCCGCCGCCTGTCGGGGAAGCGAATTTCAGCGAACCCCTGCCAGCGGATGTGGACGACCTGCCCTTCTGA
- a CDS encoding purine-nucleoside phosphorylase — protein sequence MTLLLKHKIFESVAYLQTRGVGVVPSIAVIMGSGMGRFADAIRDPVILNTADIPHYPRSTVPGHHGRWFIGKLADTPLIGVQGRLHYYEGYTLEQVTYPVHLLASLGARTLIVTTASGALNPSYQAGDLMIITDQMNCA from the coding sequence ATGACCCTTTTGCTTAAACACAAAATTTTCGAGTCCGTTGCCTATCTCCAGACCAGGGGGGTGGGCGTCGTCCCCTCCATCGCCGTCATCATGGGTTCCGGCATGGGCCGGTTTGCCGACGCCATCCGTGATCCGGTCATCCTCAACACCGCCGATATTCCGCACTACCCGCGTTCAACCGTCCCAGGCCACCATGGCCGCTGGTTCATCGGCAAGTTGGCAGACACACCCCTTATCGGCGTACAGGGTCGCCTCCATTATTACGAGGGCTACACCCTGGAGCAAGTGACGTATCCTGTGCATCTGTTGGCGAGTTTGGGAGCTAGAACCCTGATCGTCACCACCGCCAGCGGCGCTTTGAACCCCTCTTACCAGGCCGGCGATTTGATGATCATCACCGACCAGATGAACTGCGCCTT
- a CDS encoding ParB N-terminal domain-containing protein: MEKAMNGYRFDLIPLAEIAAEDKTFRVALDPPDASLRASVAAYGLLQPLRLQPRADGRYRLISGFKRFQLVRELGWDQVPALVVSERQCDLDLFSASLQERLADHRPLSPLEIAEVLSKLRAVFSLSEESIVRDFMPSLGLGRNRAWLDRYLPLIGLDERSKNELLTDGWSLEFVFALPGLAAEERHHLLDLFKSLRLGKNKQSEMYSLIRDVCQMQGRSMGALLQQPEFAGILAGAELTITQKAERCKEALMRLRYPRFSRAQQAFHDLLKEAGVPPAVRISPSPFFHSEEVSIAISFKNEKEFRHCLGELQRLDAEGVIEKLVQLP, encoded by the coding sequence TTGGAAAAAGCTATGAATGGGTACCGGTTTGATCTTATCCCCTTGGCGGAGATCGCAGCAGAGGATAAAACCTTTCGTGTTGCGCTGGATCCGCCGGATGCGTCTCTGCGCGCCAGTGTGGCGGCATATGGGCTGCTGCAGCCGTTGCGGCTGCAACCGCGCGCCGACGGCCGCTACCGGCTGATCTCCGGATTCAAGCGTTTTCAGCTGGTGCGTGAACTGGGCTGGGATCAAGTGCCGGCCCTGGTGGTGAGCGAACGACAGTGCGATCTGGATCTTTTTAGTGCAAGCCTGCAAGAACGGCTGGCTGACCATAGACCGTTAAGCCCTCTCGAAATCGCGGAAGTGCTGTCCAAGCTGCGTGCTGTTTTTTCTCTCTCCGAGGAGAGCATAGTCCGTGATTTTATGCCGTCTCTGGGGCTCGGTAGAAACCGCGCCTGGCTCGATCGCTATCTGCCCCTCATTGGGCTGGATGAACGCAGCAAAAACGAGCTGCTGACCGATGGATGGTCCTTAGAATTCGTCTTTGCTCTTCCAGGGCTGGCCGCTGAAGAACGTCATCATCTGCTGGATCTCTTCAAGAGCTTGCGTTTGGGCAAGAACAAACAGAGTGAAATGTATTCGCTGATCCGCGATGTCTGCCAAATGCAGGGGCGGTCCATGGGGGCGTTGCTGCAGCAGCCGGAATTCGCCGGAATTCTCGCCGGGGCTGAGCTCACTATTACCCAAAAGGCCGAGCGCTGCAAGGAGGCCCTCATGCGGCTGCGCTATCCCCGGTTCAGCCGCGCCCAGCAAGCTTTTCACGACTTGTTGAAAGAGGCCGGGGTGCCGCCGGCGGTGCGGATTTCACCATCCCCCTTTTTTCACAGCGAAGAGGTTTCGATCGCCATTTCGTTCAAGAACGAAAAAGAGTTTCGCCACTGCCTGGGCGAACTACAGCGGCTGGACGCAGAGGGGGTGATTGAAAAACTGGTTCAACTGCCATAA
- a CDS encoding thymidine kinase gives MNTIAKGIGWIEVICGSMFSGKTEELIRRLKRAEIAKLKTAIFKPAIDDRYSVEHIVSHSSLKLPSIAVSSAREILEKAGDAAVIGIDEAQFFGLDLVDVCQQLANSGKRVIVAGLDQDYTGKPFEPIPQLLAVAEDIHKTLAICVKCGNPANRTQRLSHDSKRVVVGAADIYEARCRFCHKVYEEPSDTGEDMKKS, from the coding sequence CTGAATACCATCGCCAAAGGGATTGGCTGGATCGAGGTGATTTGCGGCAGTATGTTCAGCGGAAAAACCGAAGAATTGATCCGCCGGCTCAAGCGCGCCGAGATCGCCAAATTAAAGACCGCCATCTTTAAGCCGGCCATCGATGACCGTTATTCCGTCGAGCATATCGTTTCACACAGTTCTCTCAAGCTGCCCTCCATAGCCGTGAGCTCGGCCCGCGAGATCCTGGAAAAAGCCGGCGACGCTGCGGTGATCGGCATCGATGAGGCGCAATTTTTCGGTCTCGATCTGGTGGATGTATGTCAGCAGCTGGCCAATTCCGGCAAACGGGTGATCGTCGCCGGTCTGGACCAGGATTACACCGGCAAACCGTTCGAACCGATTCCGCAGCTGCTTGCAGTGGCTGAGGATATCCACAAGACGTTGGCCATCTGCGTTAAATGCGGCAATCCAGCCAACCGAACGCAGCGGCTGAGCCATGATTCAAAACGGGTGGTGGTCGGTGCTGCAGACATCTATGAGGCGCGCTGCCGGTTTTGCCATAAAGTGTATGAAGAACCCTCGGACACCGGTGAGGATATGAAAAAATCCTAA
- a CDS encoding DedA family protein — MITEIISRYAVKILEAMGYWGAGLLMALESMIAPLPSEAVMPFVGFLVADGKWNLWASVLSTSLGSLSGSLISYYLGYYGGKPLVLKVGKYLLLDRHDLEMTETFFNKRSGVWTLFISRFIPVIRHFISIPAGIGRMPIGSFVIVTIIGATLWNSFLLYLGLKLRENWHVVQKYSHQIDIGVVLFLVVLMGWFIHSRLQKRKARQG; from the coding sequence ATGATCACTGAAATCATCTCGCGATACGCAGTTAAAATTTTGGAAGCGATGGGGTATTGGGGCGCGGGTCTGCTGATGGCGTTGGAGAGCATGATTGCGCCGCTCCCCAGTGAGGCGGTTATGCCTTTTGTAGGTTTTCTGGTGGCAGACGGTAAGTGGAACCTATGGGCGTCCGTTCTGTCCACTTCTCTCGGCTCTCTCAGCGGATCTTTGATCTCGTATTATTTGGGCTATTACGGCGGCAAACCGCTGGTGCTTAAGGTGGGCAAGTATCTGCTGCTGGATCGTCATGATCTGGAGATGACGGAAACATTTTTCAACAAACGCAGCGGCGTATGGACGCTGTTTATCAGCCGGTTCATTCCGGTGATCCGTCATTTCATCTCCATCCCGGCAGGGATCGGCCGGATGCCGATCGGATCGTTTGTCATCGTCACGATCATCGGCGCGACCCTGTGGAACAGCTTTCTGCTTTATCTGGGCCTCAAGCTGCGTGAAAACTGGCACGTGGTGCAAAAATACTCGCATCAGATCGACATCGGCGTGGTCTTGTTTCTTGTCGTTCTGATGGGTTGGTTCATTCACTCCCGGCTGCAAAAACGCAAAGCGCGGCAGGGCTAG
- the udk gene encoding uridine kinase produces the protein MRRKPFIIAVAGGSGSGKTFLAERLVAALHDRRPLLLSQDYYYRDRSDLTFEQRQGINYDDPKAIEFSLLIRQLQALGDGYSVEHPLYDFTTHNRMNQTVRVSPSDWIILDGILLLAVAELLPLLDLKIFVDTSMDLCFIRRLQRDTTSRGRSVQSVIDQYLATVRPMYLRYVFPSRMHADLVVSGEEDSALTINKILTKLHA, from the coding sequence ATGAGACGGAAGCCCTTTATTATCGCTGTTGCCGGTGGCTCTGGTTCAGGCAAGACTTTTCTGGCGGAGCGGCTGGTCGCAGCGCTGCACGATCGCCGGCCGCTGCTGCTTTCGCAGGACTATTATTATCGCGATCGCTCCGACCTGACGTTCGAACAACGACAAGGGATCAACTATGACGATCCAAAGGCCATAGAATTTTCTCTTCTCATCCGCCAGTTGCAGGCGCTCGGCGACGGCTACAGCGTCGAACATCCTTTGTACGATTTCACCACGCACAATCGCATGAATCAAACCGTGCGGGTGTCGCCCTCCGATTGGATCATCCTGGATGGCATCCTACTCCTGGCCGTGGCTGAGCTGTTGCCGTTGCTGGATCTGAAAATCTTCGTCGACACCTCCATGGACCTCTGTTTCATCCGGCGGCTGCAACGCGACACCACCAGCCGGGGCCGCTCTGTGCAATCGGTCATCGACCAATATCTGGCTACCGTGCGCCCCATGTACCTGCGCTATGTGTTCCCCAGCCGGATGCATGCCGATCTGGTGGTCTCAGGTGAAGAAGATAGCGCGTTGACGATCAATAAAATATTAACCAAGCTGCACGCCTAA
- a CDS encoding cytidine deaminase gives MAHAKQAILRAQVAYSGFPVGAALLAKDGSIFTGCNIESSSYGLTLCAERVALAKALSEGVTEFKALAIATPNPPLCPPCGACRQLLWDYASNIKVILAAEDEHQIFTLRELLPHAFDEGFLR, from the coding sequence ATGGCTCACGCCAAGCAGGCGATCCTCCGGGCTCAGGTCGCTTATTCCGGATTTCCCGTGGGCGCAGCCCTGCTGGCCAAAGACGGATCGATCTTTACCGGCTGCAATATCGAATCCAGCTCCTATGGACTCACCCTGTGTGCAGAGCGCGTGGCGCTGGCCAAGGCGCTCTCTGAGGGCGTCACAGAATTTAAGGCCCTTGCCATCGCCACACCCAACCCGCCGTTGTGCCCGCCCTGCGGCGCCTGCCGCCAGCTGTTGTGGGATTACGCTAGCAACATCAAAGTCATCCTCGCTGCAGAGGATGAACATCAGATCTTTACACTCCGAGAGCTGTTGCCGCATGCATTCGACGAAGGATTTTTACGATGA
- a CDS encoding DNA photolyase, whose protein sequence is MHFPSQKNFSPDRLIIETSVARAPLVARIRQRLPQVSTEFVHDIEQLRGDCDLGAALLLARQRGPFLRYCPGTPRHICCLYQNLDVAAGCDMNCTYCILQGYLNTPGKTLYVNTGDLFQELDQARLQRTNQFFRIGTGELSDSLTFEHLTGFSGDLVEYFSRWQNAIIELKSKNVHIDNLAALQHNRRTVVSWSVNAEPICRSEESGAPTLTDRLRAAAQVQEMGYWLGFHFDPMIWFEGWEDYYHETVARIFEFARPENIAWISLGALRYPAAMDEVIRERHPQSRIVLGELLPGPDKKRRYFKTLRIELFRRMYEWIRAYGYDNGVYLCMESDEVWRKAFGWSPGSSAALKKLLDDRVRVR, encoded by the coding sequence ATGCATTTTCCGTCGCAAAAAAATTTTTCTCCTGACCGGTTGATCATCGAGACATCGGTCGCCCGAGCGCCGTTGGTGGCCCGTATTCGACAGCGCCTGCCGCAGGTCTCTACCGAGTTCGTTCATGATATCGAACAGCTTCGAGGAGACTGCGACCTGGGCGCCGCCCTGTTGCTGGCCCGTCAGCGCGGACCGTTTTTACGCTACTGTCCCGGAACGCCCAGACATATCTGTTGTTTGTATCAGAATCTGGATGTGGCCGCCGGCTGCGATATGAACTGCACCTACTGCATTCTTCAGGGCTATCTCAACACACCGGGTAAAACCCTGTACGTCAACACCGGTGATCTGTTCCAGGAGCTGGACCAAGCGCGTTTACAAAGGACGAACCAGTTTTTCCGTATCGGTACCGGCGAATTGTCCGACAGCCTGACCTTTGAGCATCTGACCGGTTTTTCCGGGGATCTGGTGGAATATTTCAGCCGTTGGCAAAATGCGATCATCGAGCTCAAGTCCAAGAACGTTCATATTGATAATCTGGCGGCGCTTCAGCATAACCGGCGGACGGTGGTCTCCTGGTCGGTGAATGCGGAGCCGATATGCCGGAGCGAAGAAAGCGGAGCGCCGACGTTGACGGATCGTTTGCGGGCTGCGGCTCAGGTGCAGGAGATGGGCTATTGGTTGGGTTTTCACTTTGATCCGATGATTTGGTTTGAAGGCTGGGAGGATTATTATCATGAAACCGTGGCGCGCATCTTTGAATTCGCCCGGCCGGAAAACATCGCCTGGATCAGTCTGGGCGCTCTGCGCTATCCCGCGGCCATGGATGAAGTGATTCGGGAGCGACATCCGCAATCCCGCATCGTCCTTGGTGAGCTTTTACCCGGCCCGGATAAGAAACGGCGATATTTTAAAACCCTGCGCATCGAACTTTTCCGTCGGATGTATGAATGGATCCGCGCCTATGGGTACGACAACGGCGTCTATCTCTGTATGGAGAGTGACGAGGTGTGGCGCAAAGCCTTCGGCTGGTCGCCGGGCAGCAGTGCGGCATTGAAAAAGCTGCTCGATGATCGCGTACGGGTACGTTGA
- a CDS encoding methionine synthase: MTLLTSIPFTLNTARLMKKAHLPEGVLDPQVITGLVQLAQTHGKPKALYKPVFVQKRQADAITFEGITFHSRALAENFKGIERGFVFVATCGTELDQVHVANGDPLEDFLWDHIKAAALESALNELQTHLKKKTKWRHVSSMSPGSGDAGIWPLEQQNKLFQLLGDVRAHIGVTLTDSCLMIPNKSVSGILFPTTIDFQSCRLCHRADCPSRRADYDPQLWHSLHDDRVTAHSSDNR, translated from the coding sequence ATGACCCTGCTGACCTCCATACCGTTTACTTTGAACACCGCCCGCTTGATGAAAAAAGCCCATCTGCCGGAGGGTGTGTTGGATCCACAGGTGATCACCGGATTGGTTCAATTGGCGCAAACGCACGGCAAGCCCAAGGCCTTGTACAAGCCGGTTTTCGTGCAGAAGCGGCAAGCGGATGCGATCACCTTTGAGGGCATCACCTTCCACAGCCGCGCGCTGGCGGAAAACTTTAAAGGCATCGAAAGAGGGTTTGTTTTCGTCGCCACCTGTGGAACCGAATTAGATCAGGTCCATGTAGCCAACGGCGATCCGCTGGAAGATTTCCTCTGGGATCACATCAAAGCCGCAGCGCTGGAGAGCGCATTGAACGAACTGCAAACCCATCTGAAAAAAAAAACAAAATGGCGCCACGTCTCCTCCATGAGCCCTGGCTCCGGCGACGCTGGAATCTGGCCCCTTGAACAACAAAACAAATTGTTCCAGCTGTTGGGAGATGTACGCGCGCACATCGGCGTAACCCTGACCGACTCTTGTCTGATGATTCCGAACAAATCCGTTTCCGGCATCCTGTTCCCCACCACCATCGATTTTCAGTCATGCCGGCTTTGCCATCGAGCCGACTGCCCGTCGCGTAGAGCCGATTATGACCCGCAACTTTGGCATTCCTTGCACGATGATCGAGTGACCGCGCATTCAAGTGATAACCGTTAA